In Lycium ferocissimum isolate CSIRO_LF1 chromosome 3, AGI_CSIRO_Lferr_CH_V1, whole genome shotgun sequence, the genomic window actatAAACATTTGCTTTGtaagttctttttaataaatctCTTTTATTAGGTATCGGGTACCTAATCCATTGTAAAACCTTATTTAATGGTTTATAATTAATAACCAATCTTGgagatcctctttctttttcagcatttttatttacataaaaCGCTGAACAACTCCAAAGAGATTTAGATGGTTTAATTATCTTCTTTTGTAGAAGATCATTAATTTCTATTTTACAAACTTCCATTAACTCATGGTTCATTTGAATAGGCCTTGCTTTTGTAGGAATAGCCTGATCATTAAAACCATCAATATATGGGAGTTCTATAATGTGTcgctttctttcccaaaaagcATTTGGTAGATCAAAACaaacttctttttcaagttgttcttgaaagaacattttcaagaattaaagAGGTTTAGGCATTAAGCTCATTTTCATCATTGTCACTACAAAGTCATGGAagagggaaaaattaaagaggTAACTGGAAAGACCGTGCTATGAAAAATCCTCTATATAAAATAGAGAAACAGGTTTCttttgtagtattttggttCTGAATTAGTATGTGAGATACCTAACTAGCCCTTCTTGAAATTAACATATCGTGGTAGGAGCACAATCACACATTCCACTTTATTGAAGGATGAATGTGCTAAGTCCAATTTCACAAGGAACTAAGCAATAGCTCTAGGACCAAAGCTGCTATTTTCCTATATTCATATGTATCTACTGACCTCCGATGTTTCTTCTACTGTACAACAGGATTCTTATGGAGGCTACATGGTTGCATTTGCTGGTCGGAAATATGCTGCTAGGTCTTTGCCTGCTTTCGTTGCTAATAGTACATTCACTGTAACAAGTTTTACTCTGGTAAGTGAAATTGCTTGTCAACAAGATCTTGGTGTCACAACGATTGATTTGGTATCTAACAAGAATATGGTGTTCTTGTTGATCTATAGGTACATGAATTCAAAAAGGGTAGGCTGGAAAACTTGTATTGGAAGAGAGATGGATGCTCGTCTTGCTCAGGCAACTCTAACTTTGTGTGCCTTAACGGTCAGGACTGTGCTATCAGGACTAATAACTGCAAGAATCGAGGTGGCAATGTTGATTGTAGCCTCGGGATACAACTTACGTTTTCTGGAACTGATAAGCATGAATCCGTTTTCAATTCATGGTTTGAAGTGAAGAATCTTCGCCAGTATTCTCTATATGGCCTATATTCCAATCTCAGGGGTTCTCTCACCGATCAATACAGCAAATTCTTCTGATTGTTTCTGTATGTTTGTATGTAGAGTTGTATTTTGTAATTTACTTGTCTTATAGTGGTTTCTCTTACTCTATTTATGAGTGTTCTTTGAATATCTTGATGGCTTTGTAATCTGTTTTTGTACTTGTATGCTTGTAGTTCGGTTTTTATTGTTTGGTTGATTATATTTTCTTGTTGGCTGTTGCCCACAATATATATTGAACTTTGATTTGTCCTGgttaatttcataacaattactctaagagcccgtttggattggcttataagttgcttataagttgttttacttttttgtttGGCTTGGAACCTTTAAAGTCATTTTGCGCTAAAATGTCTCAAAAATTAATTGGGCATATTTggcttagtttatctaaagcagcttataagccaaaaaaataagttaggctattccaactttttttttttttggcttataagctatttccagcttataagctgctttttttaagctcatccaaacaggctctaagtggACTTATCATTTTGACTAATCTTGAGTAGCATGCCATATTCTAtcgatagtttttttttatttagttcaaGAGCATGAATCAAACTGTTAAAACTCAAAATGGAGAAAGCGAGACCACACTTTCCAAGTcagcaaaaaatgaaaatttgacatgattatgattttatttggtGTGATATGGATGATCAATACTGTAGTATGTCATCAATAAATTTTGgcaaaatacataaattggCACCTAAAGTATCACCAAAAAGTTACTTTTAACACTTAAACTTTACTAGTGACTTattatatacttaatatatgaaaaagtgatattatttatcCCTTCCAAACTGATGATGACCAGTTGCACAATGGGAAGTGTAACACACTCTCTCACCACATCGCACGCCACGCCAGCTCCACATCAACgccacctcgaaaatttcctaaattttaattttatattcatttccttttctttattcatttgattttctttttattgattATATATACACTAATTAGTccctaattaaccattaaaatcctccaataattatatcttcttcatcaccaCCACCCCATCTCACCGGAACCACCAATCCGCCACCACCATCATTAAGCAAGGTAATTTTGGTACTCTTGAACTGTAGCCCTTGATGGGTTGGATGAGGTTCAAGAAGACCTCACAGTTGCGAGCAATGAGCACAAGGAGGCGCTGACCAGCCTTGAGCTCAAGCTCATGGAGGCGTTGTCCAGCTTGCAAGAGGAGGTTGAGTCCTTGAAAACGCAAGTGGAAGCGGCCAAGCTTACTGGTGGTGCTGGTCCTATCAATGTTTGAGAAACCCGCATAGAGGTTCCTAACCCTAAGGAGTTCAAGGGTGAGAGGAACGCTCAAGATGTGGAAAACTTCATTTGGCAAATGGAGGCATACTTCGAGCATGTCAACATTGTTGACGAATCTGCCCGGATTCGGACGGCGACCATGTATTTGGGCGACATAGCCATGTTGTGGTGGCGTAGGAAGAAGGCGGACATAGAGATGAGCTCCGGCGGAGGGGTGGCGAGAAGGTGGAGGAGAAGGGGGAGGGGTTGGGG contains:
- the LOC132049405 gene encoding uncharacterized protein LOC132049405 codes for the protein MAIQNLPLLLMFLLISSLTLVTQSRSDTNHVYSPCADTKVQKSDGFSFGIAFASRTSFFQNSVQLSPCDKRLSLSSANSQLAVFRPKVDEISLLTINTSNFFPDSYGGYMVAFAGRKYAARSLPAFVANSTFTVTSFTLVHEFKKGRLENLYWKRDGCSSCSGNSNFVCLNGQDCAIRTNNCKNRGGNVDCSLGIQLTFSGTDKHESVFNSWFEVKNLRQYSLYGLYSNLRGSLTDQYSKFF